ATTAAAGCACTAAGCGCGAGATCAAGCTCGTGAGCGCTCATGTTGCTCGTAAAATGCGAGTAAATCGTCAATCGCCATGGGTTTTGCAAAGTGATAGCCTTGCATATATTCGCAGCCTACATCCCTTAAGTAATTTAGCTGAGATTCTGTCTCGACACCTTCTGCAATACACTTCATGTTTAAGCTTTGCGCCAGTAAATAAATGGTTCTAATGATAGATTTATTCGCGGGTTTTGCACTCATATTACGTACAAACCCTTGATCAATCTTTATAATATCAAGAGGGAATTCATTCAGATACGTGAGTGAAGAAAAGCCAGTGCCGAAGTCATCAAGTAGCAATACAAAGTCAGCCCGCTTCATTTCGTTGATAGTTGCCCGAGCCTTAACCATATCCGACATAAAGATTGACTCGGTGATCTCAAGCCTTAAGCAACGATTTGTAAGACCATGTGCTTTTAAAATCTCAGTGAATTGGTGCGCAATATCTGAGCGCAAAATATGTACTGCGCTTAAATTAAGAGATAAATAAAACTCAGGCTCTTGTTTAAATAAAGGGCGCAATTCGATCAAGGCTCTGATAAGCGCTTGTTCAGTTAAGGTTTCAATCAAACCGCTTTCTTCTGCAATCGGAATAAAATCGCATGGAGGAACCAACATATCATTATTCTGCCAGCGCATAAGTAACTCAACACCGGCAAGCTGACCCGTTGTGGTATTAATGATAGGCTGATAGTGATTAAAAAATTCTCCATCCTTAACGGCTGTTTTCATTGCCGTTTCTAACCGCAACTTTTTACTGATCTCTTCATTCATTGATTCAGTAAAGAATTTGAATGCGTTTCTGCCCGACTGCTTTGCATGGATCATGGCGATGTCGGCGTTACGGATCAAGGATTCAGAGTCTGGTGCATCGAATGGGTAAACTGCAATACCAATACTGGCTGATACACTCATGGTGATACCATCAATTTCGATACGTTCGGGTATGTGCTTTACTAAACGGGTGACTACTTCGCTCACGTATTCGATGCTAGGAAAAGATTTAATTAGCACGAGAAACTCATCACCACTCTGTCTTGCTAAAATGCAATTATTATTTATTTGTTCTTGGATCCGTTTAGTAATAGCAACCAGTAATTTATCGCCAATATGATGTCCGTAGGCATCATTGATTGGTTTAAACTTATCTAAGTCAATAAATAGTAGGGCACAGCTTTGCTGCGTGTTGTTTGCGTTAAACAGCGCAAATTCGATGTGCTGTAGCATTAAGCTGCGATTGGGTAACTCCGTCAAAGCGTCAAAATTGGCGAGATATCTGAGTTCATTCTCGGCTTTTTTCTGCTCAGTCAGATCAGTAACAACAACCACGAAGTATTGTAGGTTCACGTTGTCCTTGGACACCGCACTAATGCTAAGTTGAACCGGATGCACTTTATCCCAACCGTCTGTAACTTGTACTTCCTGCCTGAGATATTGATTCGGTCCAAGAGATTTTAAATTTGCAATCAACCCGTGGAATTTCTTTTGCCCAATGGCATTGACAAAGCGTTCAGTTGTTAAGTCGTTTAATGCTTCATTTTCTTGCAGTTGAAACGCTCTACAGAAGCTACTATTGACTGAGATGGGCTGTAAGTTCGGGTCTAAGATCAAAATCCAATCGTTTACTTGACTGAAAGCCTCGCCCAGCATATTTGCGCGCATCTGGTTCGCTTTTTGCGTGGTAACATTGGTATAAATACCATGTAGTTCTTTGGCTTTTCCGTGCGAGTCAAACTCTGCGACTTGACCAAAGTCGTGAAACCAGTGCCAATTATTGTCTGCGCAGCGCAGTCGATAAGATAGAGAAAGCTGTTCATTAGTCGGGTTAGAAATAAATTTTTTCCAAGCACGTTCGACGAGTTCTCTATCATCTGGGTGAATCGCGTTATAGTGTTCTTGCAGCGTCATGGTATCACTCTCAAAGCCGAGCGTTTCTGCACGCTGTTGCGTTATCTGACGTGCCACGAGATCCGCCGACCAAACGCCGCTCTTGGTTGATTTCAACGCAAGTTTTGTCTGTCTCCCTGCATGCGTAACGGCTCTAAGTGCAGTTTCGAGCTGACGTTGTTTCTGCTTATGTTTAATAATAATTAGCAGTATGAATGCAAAAGCACTTAAGCTGTATACAATTAATGCAAGAGGAGAACGCCACGGAGAGTGAGCAACGTTAAAGCGCAAGTTGAGTGCGTTGCTAAGATCGTCCCTGTCAAGCGAACGAGGAGAAATGATTAATTGATAGTCGCCAGGGAGTAATTGATTTAGAAATACTTTATTTCGTTTTAAGCTTGAAAACGTTAGTGCACTTGGGCCATTCAAGGAGGCTTGATACTGAATATGATGATCAGCATTGAAATCAAAGTCAGAAAACTGTAGCTCAATGCCCATATCGTCAAACTTAAAATCAAGTGCTTGCAAAATTGCATCAGGGGCTAAGTAGGTCTGACCTCTGCTTAAGATATCCATTTGAGTGATCAGTAGCGAACGGCGTTTAACGGAGCTGTCTGAAAACTGTTCTGGATCAAAAGTTATAGAGCCGTTGACTGTGCCGAACATGAGCTTGCCAGATTCGAGAGCTGCGGCAGCGCCCCCGTTAAACTCAAGCGTCGGTAAGCCTTGATTTGTTCCAAAGGTTTCTAAGACTTTACTTATCGGGTCAAACTTAAACATGCCTCGTTGACTGCTGGCCCAAATCATTCCATCTCTATCTAACAGGAGATTGTAGATAGCATTACTCAACAAACCTTGTTCAGTTGTTAGCTTGTACTCTTCGGCGTAAGTATCTTTATTGATCCCGACAAGACCTTCGGTTGAGGTTGCCAACCACAACGTGCCTACTCTATCTACTACCCAACTATTAACGGCAGAGACCAAGTGCTTATCCGATTTGTTGTAAATCGTTGTCAGTGTATCGGTTGACTCATTATATTTGACTAAACTGATATCTGTACTTATCCAATATTCACCGTCTGTCGTATCCAAAGGCGGTAGGATCAAAAAGCTCTGTGCTGCTGCCAGTTGTTTTGACAGTCCTTTTAATGCCCGTACTGTATTGGTAGCTGCGTCATATTCGTAAAAGCCATTACTATTAATAAATGGAAATTTGTGCTCAGAGTACTTAGCTATACCCCAACTATATGGCTCAAGTTTGTCACCATTTTCAAGTGTAATTGGGCTTAGCTGCTTGGTGTCGGTGTTAAATAGTGCGGTCTCTTGAGCTGTCTGGATTAGGAAAGTGTGTTCGTCGAAATGTGAAGAATTAAGAATAGAGAATACAGCATCTGCTCCGTACAGTGCTTTTGAGTCTCTATTTTGTAGGTAGCTGGATTTCAATTGATGTGTGCTTAAATCAAACTCGTTAATTCCGTTATCCGTACCAAGGAGCACCGTATTATTGTTGGTAGGATGAATTGACCAGATATTATTATTAGCAAACCTGTCTTGGGTACTTATAAGTGAAGCAAAACGCAGGGAGCTTGATGGCCATAAATATGCACCATCGTTATATGTACCCATCCATAGGTTGTTGTTTCTATCTGCGTAAAGCTCAGTGATACTTGGGTTGGTGAGGCGATATTGCCCATCGGTTAAGGAAAGGACTTTTGAACTGGTTTTTTTTCTTCTATCTATAATAAACAGCCCATGTTCAGTCGCAATAAACTCGCCATAGGGAGTGATTTGGTGTCCCCAAATATTTTTTTCAGGAACAAGCTCATAGCTTTTTGAAGCAATCAGTGTTTGGTTGCTTACTGGAATTACAAATAAGCCTTCTACAGTACCCACAAGTAGTCCCAACGATGGGTCGCGTTTTAATAATTTAACATCATGACTGAGTTCTGATTTTGAATCTGTGTAACTTATTTGCTCTACATTACCGGTTGCGAGAGAATAGGTGAAAAGGCCTTCCGTTGTACCAATAATCACAAAGTTACCGATAACGTTTATAGCGCGAATGTAACTACTTGGTTTGAAGTGAGTGAGTAATTCAGATTTTAACGTATTGCGATCTAATGTGTAGAGGTCACTTTCAATGGAGAAAATGATGTTTTCTCTATGCCCAATGGCCGTGGCGATGGGTTTTGAAACTGTATTATTATCTTGGCGTTTACCATCGTAGATTTGTTGAACTGTGTAGTCATCGACATTCAGTAAAAACGCACCGCTGACTCCAGTAGAGATCAAAAGCTCGTCACTCGAGATATTGAATAACTCAACTATTTCTTGCTCATCCAGACCCTTAGAGGCTGCAATACTAACGAGTTGATTACCGTCATAGCGGTTTAACCCTTGAAGAGTACCTATCCAAATGAAGCCATGTTTATCTTGTGTTATGGCGGTGATTGCAGACTGACTTAGTCCTTCCTCAACAGAGAAACGAGAAGTATATTGACCGAAGTTATGGGCTTGGCTGGGCGCGACTATGCAACACAAAAAAAATAATATAAAAAAACACAATAGCGCTTGTTTCATTAAAAGACCTTTCTCTATCCAATCTTATTTAGTCCTTTAACAACATGTTACCA
This sequence is a window from Pseudoalteromonas piscicida. Protein-coding genes within it:
- a CDS encoding EAL domain-containing protein, with translation MKQALLCFFILFFLCCIVAPSQAHNFGQYTSRFSVEEGLSQSAITAITQDKHGFIWIGTLQGLNRYDGNQLVSIAASKGLDEQEIVELFNISSDELLISTGVSGAFLLNVDDYTVQQIYDGKRQDNNTVSKPIATAIGHRENIIFSIESDLYTLDRNTLKSELLTHFKPSSYIRAINVIGNFVIIGTTEGLFTYSLATGNVEQISYTDSKSELSHDVKLLKRDPSLGLLVGTVEGLFVIPVSNQTLIASKSYELVPEKNIWGHQITPYGEFIATEHGLFIIDRRKKTSSKVLSLTDGQYRLTNPSITELYADRNNNLWMGTYNDGAYLWPSSSLRFASLISTQDRFANNNIWSIHPTNNNTVLLGTDNGINEFDLSTHQLKSSYLQNRDSKALYGADAVFSILNSSHFDEHTFLIQTAQETALFNTDTKQLSPITLENGDKLEPYSWGIAKYSEHKFPFINSNGFYEYDAATNTVRALKGLSKQLAAAQSFLILPPLDTTDGEYWISTDISLVKYNESTDTLTTIYNKSDKHLVSAVNSWVVDRVGTLWLATSTEGLVGINKDTYAEEYKLTTEQGLLSNAIYNLLLDRDGMIWASSQRGMFKFDPISKVLETFGTNQGLPTLEFNGGAAAALESGKLMFGTVNGSITFDPEQFSDSSVKRRSLLITQMDILSRGQTYLAPDAILQALDFKFDDMGIELQFSDFDFNADHHIQYQASLNGPSALTFSSLKRNKVFLNQLLPGDYQLIISPRSLDRDDLSNALNLRFNVAHSPWRSPLALIVYSLSAFAFILLIIIKHKQKQRQLETALRAVTHAGRQTKLALKSTKSGVWSADLVARQITQQRAETLGFESDTMTLQEHYNAIHPDDRELVERAWKKFISNPTNEQLSLSYRLRCADNNWHWFHDFGQVAEFDSHGKAKELHGIYTNVTTQKANQMRANMLGEAFSQVNDWILILDPNLQPISVNSSFCRAFQLQENEALNDLTTERFVNAIGQKKFHGLIANLKSLGPNQYLRQEVQVTDGWDKVHPVQLSISAVSKDNVNLQYFVVVVTDLTEQKKAENELRYLANFDALTELPNRSLMLQHIEFALFNANNTQQSCALLFIDLDKFKPINDAYGHHIGDKLLVAITKRIQEQINNNCILARQSGDEFLVLIKSFPSIEYVSEVVTRLVKHIPERIEIDGITMSVSASIGIAVYPFDAPDSESLIRNADIAMIHAKQSGRNAFKFFTESMNEEISKKLRLETAMKTAVKDGEFFNHYQPIINTTTGQLAGVELLMRWQNNDMLVPPCDFIPIAEESGLIETLTEQALIRALIELRPLFKQEPEFYLSLNLSAVHILRSDIAHQFTEILKAHGLTNRCLRLEITESIFMSDMVKARATINEMKRADFVLLLDDFGTGFSSLTYLNEFPLDIIKIDQGFVRNMSAKPANKSIIRTIYLLAQSLNMKCIAEGVETESQLNYLRDVGCEYMQGYHFAKPMAIDDLLAFYEQHERSRA